Proteins from one Camelina sativa cultivar DH55 chromosome 8, Cs, whole genome shotgun sequence genomic window:
- the LOC104708015 gene encoding 50S ribosomal protein L5, chloroplastic-like isoform X2, translating to MASPSLLQSSASSFHGRFPQLAAPSSARMVSPPLRNVVKVSASETVLVEKSEAEKTQRLKTAYLERIIPALKEEFKYINIHQVPKVQKIVVNCGIGDAAQNDKGLEAAMKDIALITGQKPIKTRAKASIATFKIREDQPLGIAVTLRGDVMYSFLDRLINLALPRTRDFQGVSPSSFDGNGNYSIGVKDQGVFPEIRFDAIGKTRGMDVCISTTAKSDQEGQKLLALMGMPFREGGGGSTGAIVRKKKLKSHHFDAKGKGKGKR from the exons ATGGCTTCTCCTTCGCTTCTGCAGTCTTCTGCT TCTTCTTTTCACGGCCGTTTTCCTCAGTTAGCGGCTCCATCCTCCGCACGGATGGTCTCTCCGCCGCTCAGAAACGTGGTGAAAGTCTCGGCGTCCGAAACTGTGCTGGTCGAGAAATCTGAGGCCGAGAAAACTCAGCGGCTCAAAACCGCTTACCTTGAGAGGATTATCCCTGCGCTCAAAGAAGAGTTCAAGTACATTAACATTCACCAG GTTCCAAAGGTACAGAAGATTGTTGTGAattgtggtattggagatgcGGCTCAGAACGACAAGGGTTTGGAGGCTGCAATGAAAGATATTGCGCTTATTACAGGACAGAAACCTATCAAGACACGAGCTAAAGCTTCCATTGCAACTTTCAAGATCAGGGAAGATCAACCGCTTGGTATTGCTGTCACTCTCAGAGGAGAT GTAATGTACTCCTTCTTGGATCGTCTTATCAATTTAGCACTTCCGAGAACTCGAGATTTCCAAGGTGTGAGTCCCAGTAGCTTTGATGGGAACGGAAACTACAGTATTGGTGTGAAAGACCAAGGTGTATTCCCTGAAATCAG ATTCGATGCCATTGGAAAAACGAGAGGAATGGATGTATGCATCAGCACGACGGCTAAAAGCGATCAAGAAGGACAGAAACTATTGGCTCTGATGGGAATGCCATTCAGGGAAGGAGGTGGTGGCAGCACAGGTGCGatagtgaggaagaagaaactaaagtCTCATCATTTCGATGCTAAAGGAAAAGGAAAGGGAAAGAGATGA
- the LOC104708015 gene encoding 50S ribosomal protein L5, chloroplastic-like isoform X1: MASPSLLQSSASSFHGRFPQLAAPSSARMLSPPLRNVVKVSASETVLVEKSEAEKTQRLKTAYLERIIPALKEEFKYVNIHQVPKVQKIVVNCGIGDAAQNDKGLEAAMKDIALITGQKPIKTRAKASIATFKIREDQPLGIAVTLRGDVMYSFLDRLINLALPRTRDFQGVSPSSFDGNGNYSIGVKDQGVFPEIRFDAIGKTRGMDVCISTTAKSDQEGQKLLALMGMPFREGGGGSTGAIVRKKKLKSHHFDAKGKGKGKR, from the exons ATGGCTTCTCCTTCGCTTCTGCAGTCTTCTGCTTCTTCGTTTCACGGCCGTTTTCCTCAGTTAGCGGCTCCATCCTCCGCACGGATGCTCTCTCCGCCGCTCAGAAACGTGGTGAAAGTCTCGGCGTCCGAAACTGTGCTGGTCGAGAAATCTGAGGCCGAGAAAACTCAGCGGCTCAAAACCGCGTACCTTGAGAGGATTATCCCTGCGCTCAAAGAAGAGTTCAAGTACGTTAATATCCACCAG GTTCCAAAGGTACAGAAGATTGTTGTGAattgtggtattggagatgcGGCTCAGAACGACAAGGGTTTGGAGGCTGCAATGAAAGATATTGCGCTTATTACAGGACAGAAACCTATCAAGACACGAGCTAAAGCTTCCATTGCAACTTTCAAGATCAGGGAAGATCAACCGCTTGGTATTGCTGTCACTCTCAGAGGAGAT GTAATGTACTCCTTCTTGGATCGTCTTATCAATTTAGCACTTCCGAGAACTCGAGATTTCCAAGGTGTGAGTCCCAGTAGCTTTGATGGGAACGGAAACTACAGTATTGGTGTGAAAGACCAAGGTGTATTCCCTGAAATCAG ATTCGATGCCATTGGAAAAACGAGAGGAATGGATGTATGCATCAGCACGACGGCTAAAAGCGATCAAGAAGGACAGAAACTATTGGCTCTGATGGGAATGCCATTCAGGGAAGGAGGTGGTGGCAGCACAGGTGCGatagtgaggaagaagaaactaaagtCTCATCATTTCGATGCTAAAGGAAAAGGAAAGGGAAAGAGATGA
- the LOC104708016 gene encoding CAAX prenyl protease 1 homolog: MAIPYMETVVGFMIVMYIFETYLDLRQLTALKLPTLPKTLVGVISQEKFEKSRAYSLDKSYFHFVHEFVTILMDSAILFFGILPWFWKISGAVLPRLGLDPENEILHTLSFLAGVMTWSQITDLPFSLYSTFVIESRHGFNKQTIWMFIRDMIKGTLLSVILGPPIVAAINFIVQKGGPYLAIYLWAFMFILSLVMMTIYPVLIAPLFNKFTPLPDGDLREKIEKLASSLMFPLKKLFVVDGSTRSSHSNAYMYGFFKNKRIVLYDTLIQQCKNEDEIVAVIAHELGHWKLNHTTYSFIAVQILAFLQFGGYTLVRNSTDLFRSFGFDTQPVLIGLIIFQHTVIPLQHLVSFGLNLVSRAFEFQADAFAVKLGYAKDLRPALVKLQEENLSAMNTDPLYSAYHYSHPPLVERLRAIDGEDKKTD, encoded by the exons ATGGCGATTCCTTACATGGAAACCGTCGTGG GTTTTATGATAGTGATGTACATTTTTGAGACATATTTGGATCTGAGGCAACTCACTGCTCTCAAGCTGCCAACTCTCCCGAAAACCTTGGTTGGAGTGATTAGCCAAGAAAAGTTTGAGAAATCACGAGCATACAGTCTTGACAAAAG CTATTTCCACTTTGTTCATGAGTTTGTGACTATACTTATGGACTCTGCAATTTTGTTCTTTGGGATCTTGCCTTGGTTTTGGAAG ATATCTGGAGCTGTTCTGCCGAGGCTGGGCCTCGATCCAGAGAATGAAATACTGCATACTCTCTCCTTCTTGGCTGGTGTCATGACATGGTCACAG ATCACTGATTTGCCATTTTCTTTGTACTCAACTTTCGTGATTGAGTCTCGGCATGGGTTCAACAAA CAAACAATATGGATGTTCATTAGGGACATGATCAAAGGAACACTTCTCTCTGTCATACTAGGCCCACCCATTGTTGCAGCTATAAATTTTATAGTACAG AAAGGAGGTCCTTATCTTGCCATCTACCTGTGGGCATTCATGTTTATTCTGTCTCTAGTGATGATGACTATATACCCAGTCTTGATAGCACCACTTTTCAACAAATTCACTCCT CTTCCAGATGGAGACCTCCGGGAGAAAATTGAGAAACTTGCTTCTTCTCTAATGTTTCCTCTGAAGAAGCTGTTTGTTGTTGATGGATCGACAAGGTCAAGCCATAGCAAT GCTTACATGTATGGTTTCTTCAAGAACAAAAGGATTGTTCTCTATGATACATTGATTCAGCAG TGCAAGAATGAGGATGAAATTGTGGCTGTTATTGCACACGAGCTAGGACATTGGAAACTGAATCACACTACATACTCGTTCATTGCAGTACAA ATCCTTGCCTTCTTGCAATTTGGAGGATACACTCTTGTCAGAAACTCCACTGATCTCTTCAGGAGTTTTGGATTTGATACACAGCCAGTCCTCATTGGTTTGATCATATTTCAG CACACCGTTATACCACTACAACATCTAGTAAGCTTTGGCCTCAACCTCGTTAGTCGAGCGTTTGAGTTTCAG GCTGATGCTTTTGCTGTAAAGCTTGGCTATGCAAAAGATCTTCGTCCTGCTCTAGTGAAACTACAG GAAGAGAACTTGTCAGCAATGAACACTGATCCGTTGTACTCAGCTTATCACTACTCACATCCTCCTCTTGTTGAAAGGCTTAGAGCCATCGATGGAGAAGACAAGAAGACAGATTAA
- the LOC104708018 gene encoding probable serine/threonine-protein kinase At1g01540 isoform X2, translated as MIRMTMSLFNPDSINNELSKPTSIFGLKLWVVIGILLGSLIVIALFFLSLCLTSRRRHRKPRHADFASAAVATPPVSKEIQEIVRPSPAQDHYHHPTQPVAAEIQVDIGKIEHRVVFSSGESRGTVSASETASFSGSGCVGPEVSHLGWGRWYTLRELEAATNGLCEENVIGEGGYGIVYSGVLTDGTKVAVKNLLNNRGQAEKEFRVEVEAIGRVRHKNLVRLLGYCVEGAYRMLVYDYVDNGNLEQWIHGDVGDKSPLTWDIRMNIILGMAKGLAYLHEGLEPKVVHRDIKSSNILLDRQWNAKVSDFGLAKLLFSESSYVTTRVMGTFGYVAPEYACTGMLTEKSDIYSFGILIMEIITGRNPVDYSRPQGEVNLVEWLKSMVGNRRSEEVVDPKIPEPPTSKALKRVLLVALRCVDPDANKRPKMGHIIHMLEAEDLFYRDERRATREHASRDYNQRQTEISAAVAETSESESSRDRR; from the exons ATGATTCGAATGACGATGTCTTTATTCAATCCTGACTCCATCAACAACGAGCTCTCCAAACCAACATCGATCTTTGGTCTTAAGCTTTGGGTCGTCATCGGTATATTACTGGGATCTCTTATCGTCAtcgctctcttcttcctctccctctGTTTAACCTCTCGCCGGAGACACCGCAAGCCGCGTCACGCCGATTTCGCGTCCGCAGCGGTAGCGACCCCGCCGGTTTCCAAAGAGATTCAGGAGATCGTTAGGCCTTCTCCGGCGCAAGACCATTACCACCATCCGACGCAGCCCGTTGCGGCGGAGATCCAAGTCGATATCGGGAAGATCGAGCACCGCGTTGTGTTCTCGAGCGGTGAAAGCAGAGGAACAGTGAGTGCAAGTGAAACGGCTTCGTTTTCAGGGAGTGGTTGTGTTGGACCTGAGGTTTCGCATCTTGGTTGGGGAAGATGGTATACTCTTCGTGAGCTTGAAGCTGCTACCAATGGATTGTGTGAAGAGAATGTGATCGGAGAAGGTGGTTATGGGATTGTGTACAGTGGCGTTTTAACTGATGGAACTAAAGTCGCTGTCAAGAATCTTCTTAACAACAG GGGTCAAGCTGAGAAGGAGTTTAGAGTGGAAGTGGAAGCCATTGGGCGTGTACGGCATAAGAATCTCGTTAGGCTTTTAGGATACTGCGTTGAAGGTGCATACAG GATGCTTGTGTATGACTACGTTGATAATGGAAACTTGGAGCAATGGATTCATGGTGATGTTGGTGACAAAAGTCCACTGACTTGGGATATCCGTATGAACATAATACTTGGCATGGCTAAAGG ATTGGCGTATCTACACGAAGGTCTTGAACCGAAAGTGGTTCATCGGGACATTAAATCAAGTAATATCTTGCTTGATCGTCAATGGAATGCTAAGGTATCAGATTTTGGACTTGCTAAGCTGCTGTTCTCTGAGAGCAGTTACGTGACAACACGTGTAATGGGCACTTTCGG ATATGTAGCACCTGAGTATGCTTGCACGGGAATGCTGACCGAAAAGAGTGATATCTATAGTTTTGGGATATTAATCATGGAGATAATCACCGGAAGAAACCCTGTTGATTATAGTCGACCTCAAGGAGAg GTGAATTTGGTTGAGTGGTTGAAATCAATGGTTGGAAACCGAAGGTCTGAGGAAGTAGTCGATCCTAAAATACCAGAACCGCCAACTTCAAAAGCTCTTAAACGTGTGTTGCTCGTGGCGCTGCGTTGTGTGGATCCGGATGCGAATAAGAGACCTAAAATGGGTCATATTATACACATGCTTGAAGCTGAAGACTTGTTCTATCGTGAC GAACGACGAGCCACGAGAGAGCATGCAAGCCGTGATTATAACCAGCGACAGACTGAAATTTCAGCCGCTGTGGCTGAGACGAGCGAAAGTGAAAGTTCAAGAGACCGTAGATAA
- the LOC104708018 gene encoding probable serine/threonine-protein kinase At1g01540 isoform X1: MIRMTMSLFNPDSINNELSKPTSIFGLKLWVVIGILLGSLIVIALFFLSLCLTSRRRHRKPRHADFASAAVATPPVSKEIQEIVRPSPAQDHYHHPTQPVAAEIQVDIGKIEHRVVFSSGESRGTVSASETASFSGSGCVGPEVSHLGWGRWYTLRELEAATNGLCEENVIGEGGYGIVYSGVLTDGTKVAVKNLLNNRGQAEKEFRVEVEAIGRVRHKNLVRLLGYCVEGAYRMLVYDYVDNGNLEQWIHGDVGDKSPLTWDIRMNIILGMAKGLAYLHEGLEPKVVHRDIKSSNILLDRQWNAKVSDFGLAKLLFSESSYVTTRVMGTFGYVAPEYACTGMLTEKSDIYSFGILIMEIITGRNPVDYSRPQGEVNLVEWLKSMVGNRRSEEVVDPKIPEPPTSKALKRVLLVALRCVDPDANKRPKMGHIIHMLEAEDLFYRDQERRATREHASRDYNQRQTEISAAVAETSESESSRDRR; the protein is encoded by the exons ATGATTCGAATGACGATGTCTTTATTCAATCCTGACTCCATCAACAACGAGCTCTCCAAACCAACATCGATCTTTGGTCTTAAGCTTTGGGTCGTCATCGGTATATTACTGGGATCTCTTATCGTCAtcgctctcttcttcctctccctctGTTTAACCTCTCGCCGGAGACACCGCAAGCCGCGTCACGCCGATTTCGCGTCCGCAGCGGTAGCGACCCCGCCGGTTTCCAAAGAGATTCAGGAGATCGTTAGGCCTTCTCCGGCGCAAGACCATTACCACCATCCGACGCAGCCCGTTGCGGCGGAGATCCAAGTCGATATCGGGAAGATCGAGCACCGCGTTGTGTTCTCGAGCGGTGAAAGCAGAGGAACAGTGAGTGCAAGTGAAACGGCTTCGTTTTCAGGGAGTGGTTGTGTTGGACCTGAGGTTTCGCATCTTGGTTGGGGAAGATGGTATACTCTTCGTGAGCTTGAAGCTGCTACCAATGGATTGTGTGAAGAGAATGTGATCGGAGAAGGTGGTTATGGGATTGTGTACAGTGGCGTTTTAACTGATGGAACTAAAGTCGCTGTCAAGAATCTTCTTAACAACAG GGGTCAAGCTGAGAAGGAGTTTAGAGTGGAAGTGGAAGCCATTGGGCGTGTACGGCATAAGAATCTCGTTAGGCTTTTAGGATACTGCGTTGAAGGTGCATACAG GATGCTTGTGTATGACTACGTTGATAATGGAAACTTGGAGCAATGGATTCATGGTGATGTTGGTGACAAAAGTCCACTGACTTGGGATATCCGTATGAACATAATACTTGGCATGGCTAAAGG ATTGGCGTATCTACACGAAGGTCTTGAACCGAAAGTGGTTCATCGGGACATTAAATCAAGTAATATCTTGCTTGATCGTCAATGGAATGCTAAGGTATCAGATTTTGGACTTGCTAAGCTGCTGTTCTCTGAGAGCAGTTACGTGACAACACGTGTAATGGGCACTTTCGG ATATGTAGCACCTGAGTATGCTTGCACGGGAATGCTGACCGAAAAGAGTGATATCTATAGTTTTGGGATATTAATCATGGAGATAATCACCGGAAGAAACCCTGTTGATTATAGTCGACCTCAAGGAGAg GTGAATTTGGTTGAGTGGTTGAAATCAATGGTTGGAAACCGAAGGTCTGAGGAAGTAGTCGATCCTAAAATACCAGAACCGCCAACTTCAAAAGCTCTTAAACGTGTGTTGCTCGTGGCGCTGCGTTGTGTGGATCCGGATGCGAATAAGAGACCTAAAATGGGTCATATTATACACATGCTTGAAGCTGAAGACTTGTTCTATCGTGAC CAGGAACGACGAGCCACGAGAGAGCATGCAAGCCGTGATTATAACCAGCGACAGACTGAAATTTCAGCCGCTGTGGCTGAGACGAGCGAAAGTGAAAGTTCAAGAGACCGTAGATAA
- the LOC104708020 gene encoding protein BPS1, chloroplastic-like codes for MSQNCKQDPSLRFFRLKNPFKILFKKTNDAGLSPKLLSLLNNFETNLTVSIRQLIPKDKNDIVSVSWMIQAMESLCETHKSIRSLVKGLELSVSDLEENLIYIYSDISLKLLELCNAFTSELDRLNHGNLLLKFAFSKLETKELQLSYMDSWNQHMVSKNPRIQNCGAVLTRLVESMDHQHHLSKKAKKKHSVKAKVLLRALYGVKVKTLYIFSVFAAAFSGSSKNLFYLRVSKEMEELPWAQAFMELQNEVNPEIKNTPLSDKFTVIKDLEAVETSVKKLNTAVQEGSVPNILLLEQLKKSVIELSEKFDLVSKETGCLSKIVISARDALFESLWKKYAEELGVTLPMMIRSVKT; via the coding sequence ATGAGCCAAAATTGTAAACAAGATCCTTCTCTCCGGTTCTTCCGCTTAAAAAACCCGTTCAAGATTCTGTTTAAGAAGACCAACGATGCTGGATTATCGCCAAAGCTTCTCTCGCTGTTGAACAATTTCGAGACAAACTTGACGGTATCGATTAGACAACTTATACCAAAGGATAAGAATGATATCGTTAGCGTTTCTTGGATGATACAAGCCATGGAGTCTCTTTGCGAGACACACAAGAGTATCAGGTCACTCGTGAAGGGTCTGGAGCTTTCTGTATCTGACTTGGAGGAAAATCTGATTTATATATACTCTGACATTAGCTTGAAGCTGCTTGAACTATGCAACGCCTTCACCTCAGAGCTCGATCGTCTCAACCATGGAAACCTATTGCTCAAGTTCGCTTTTAGTAAGCTCGAGACAAAGGAACTCCAGTTATCGTACATGGACAGTTGGAATCAGCACATGGTCTCCAAGAACCCGAGAATCCAAAACTGCGGAGCTGTTTTGACTAGGCTTGTTGAATCGATggatcatcaacatcatctatCCAAGAAGGCTAAGAAGAAACACTCTGTGAAAGCTAAAGTCCTCTTACGAGCTCTATACGGTGTAAAGGTCAAGACTTTATACATATTCAGCGTGTTTGCTGCAGCGTTTTCAGGTTCTTCCAAGAACCTATTCTATCTAAGAGTTTCAAAGGAGATGGAGGAGCTTCCATGGGCACAAGCTTTCATGGAATTGCAGAACGAGGTTAACCCGGAGATCAAAAACACACCCTTATCAGACAAATTCACGGTTATTAAAGATCTCGAGGCTGTTGAAACCAGTGTGAAGAAGTTAAACACGGCGGTACAAGAAGGGTCGGTTcctaatattttgttgttggagcAATTGAAGAAGTCAGTGATAGAGCTTTCGGAAAAGTTTGATCTTGTCTCCAAGGAAACAGGTTGCTTGTCGAAGATTGTGATCTCTGCTCGAGACGCATTGTTCGAGAGTCTCTGGAAGAAATATGCAGAAGAGTTGGGAGTGACATTGCCAATGATGATTAGAAGTGTCAAAACTTGA